A genomic stretch from Phoenix dactylifera cultivar Barhee BC4 unplaced genomic scaffold, palm_55x_up_171113_PBpolish2nd_filt_p 001521F, whole genome shotgun sequence includes:
- the LOC120108737 gene encoding putative MO25-like protein At5g47540: protein MQELSKNIRELKSILYGNSEAEPVSEACVQLTQEFFQGNTLRLLIVCLPKLNLEARKDATQVVANLQRQQVHSRLISSDYLEANKDLLDLLVSGYENMDIALHYGAMLRECIRHQSIARYVLESEHMKKFFNYIQLPNFDIASDASATFKELLTRHKSTVAEFLSKNYDWVELMETDSNQDSEFFNEFNSKLLESPNYITRRQAIKLLGDMLLERSNSAVMMHYVSSKDNLMILMNLLRESSKNIQIEAFHVFKLFAANKNKPQEIISILVTNRNKLLRLLADFKTDKEDDQFEADKSQVIKEIAAL from the exons ATGCAAGAGCTAAGCAAGAATATCCGGGAATTGAAATCTATTCTTTATGGCAACAGTGAAGCAGAACCAGTTTCTGAAGCTTGTGTGCAACTGACTCAAGAGTTTTTTCAAGGAAACACATTACGCCTGCTAATTGTTTGTCTCCCGAAATTGAACCTAGAG GCTCGGAAAGATGCTACGCAAGTTGTTGCAAATTTGCAAAGGCAGCAAGTTCATTCACGGTTGATttcttctgattatttggaaGCAAACAAAGATCTTTTGGATCTTTTAGTGTCTGG TTATGAGAACATGGACATTGCTTTACACTATGGTGCTATGTTGAGGGAGTGTATTCGTCATCAAAGCATAGCAAG GTATGTTTTAGAGTCTGAGCATATGAAGAAGTTCTTTAATTATatacagcttccaaactttgaCATAGCATCGGATGCCTCTGCAACTTTTAAG GAGCTTTTGACAAGGCATAAATCAACTGTTGCTGAATttctttctaaaaattatgactGG GTGGAACTTATGGAAACTGATTCAAATCAAGATTCTGAG TTTTTCAATGAATTTAACTCAAAGCTGCTGGAGTCTCCCAATTACATAACAAGAAGGCAAGCTATCAAG ctttTGGGAGACATGTTACTGGAACGATCAAATTCTGCAGTTATGATGCACTATGTTAGCTCAAAGGACAATCTTATGATTCTAATGAATCTTCTCAGG GAATCAAGTAAGAATATCCAAATAGAGGCATTCCATGTATTCAAG TTATTTGCTGCTAATAAAAATAAGCCCCAGGAGATAATAAGCATACTCGTCACAAACAGGAACAAGCTTCTTCGGCTTCTAGCTGACTTTAAGACAGACAAAG AGGATGATCAGTTTGAGGCAGACAAATCTCAAGTTATCAAAGAGATAGCTGCCCTGTAA